A portion of the Pseudomonas sp. PSE14 genome contains these proteins:
- a CDS encoding heavy metal-binding domain-containing protein has protein sequence MILTTTPGIEGKTIQEYHGIVVGEAILGANVFRDLFAGLRDIIGGRSGAYEKELGRAREIAFEELRERAQELGANAVVGIDLDYEVVGQNGSMLMVSVSGTAVRV, from the coding sequence ATGATCCTGACCACGACGCCCGGCATCGAGGGCAAGACCATCCAGGAATACCACGGCATCGTGGTCGGCGAGGCGATCCTCGGCGCCAACGTGTTCCGCGACCTGTTCGCCGGCCTGCGCGACATCATCGGCGGCCGCTCAGGCGCCTACGAGAAGGAGCTGGGCCGGGCGCGAGAGATCGCCTTCGAGGAACTGCGGGAGCGCGCACAGGAGCTGGGCGCCAACGCCGTGGTCGGCATCGACCTGGATTACGAGGTGGTGGGACAGAACGGCAGCATGCTGATGGTCAGCGTGAGTGGGACAGCGGTGCGGGTGTAG
- a CDS encoding low specificity L-threonine aldolase, with protein MTDNSQQFASDNYSGICPEAWAAMAEANRGHERAYGDDQWTARASDYFRELFETDCEVFFAFNGTAANSLALASLCQSYHSVICAETAHVETDECGAPEFFSNGSKLLLARTDAEGKLTSEAIREIALKRQDIHYPKARVVTITQATEVGTVYRPDELQALSATCRELGLHLHMDGARFSNACASLGATPAELTWKSGVEVLCFGGTKNGMAVGEAILFFNRELAEGFDYRCKQAGQLASKMRFLAAPWVGVLQDGAWLHYANHANQCARLLAERVADVPGVSLMFPVEANGVFLQMSEPALEALRQLGWRFYTFIGAGGARFMCSWDTDIARVEALAADIRRVMGA; from the coding sequence ATGACCGACAACTCCCAACAGTTCGCCAGCGACAACTATTCCGGCATCTGCCCCGAAGCCTGGGCCGCCATGGCCGAGGCCAATCGCGGCCACGAGCGCGCCTACGGCGACGATCAGTGGACCGCCCGCGCTTCCGACTACTTCCGCGAGCTGTTCGAGACCGACTGCGAGGTGTTCTTCGCCTTCAACGGCACCGCAGCCAACTCCCTGGCCCTGGCGTCCCTGTGCCAGAGCTACCACAGCGTGATCTGTGCCGAGACCGCCCACGTCGAGACCGACGAGTGCGGCGCGCCGGAGTTCTTCTCCAACGGCTCCAAGCTGCTGCTGGCGCGCACCGATGCCGAAGGCAAGCTGACCTCCGAGGCGATCCGCGAGATCGCCCTGAAACGTCAGGACATCCACTATCCCAAGGCGCGCGTGGTCACCATCACCCAGGCCACCGAGGTCGGCACCGTCTACCGCCCGGACGAGCTGCAGGCGCTCAGCGCCACCTGCCGCGAGCTGGGGCTGCACCTGCACATGGACGGCGCGCGCTTCTCCAATGCCTGCGCGTCGCTGGGGGCCACGCCCGCTGAGCTGACCTGGAAGTCCGGCGTCGAGGTGCTGTGCTTCGGCGGCACCAAGAACGGCATGGCGGTAGGCGAGGCCATCCTGTTCTTCAACCGCGAGCTGGCCGAAGGCTTCGACTACCGCTGCAAGCAGGCCGGCCAGCTGGCCTCGAAGATGCGCTTCCTCGCCGCGCCCTGGGTGGGCGTGCTGCAGGACGGCGCCTGGCTGCATTACGCCAATCACGCCAACCAGTGCGCGCGCTTGCTCGCCGAACGCGTGGCGGACGTGCCGGGCGTCAGCCTGATGTTCCCGGTGGAGGCCAACGGGGTCTTCCTGCAGATGTCCGAGCCGGCGCTGGAGGCTCTGCGCCAGTTGGGCTGGCGCTTCTACACCTTCATCGGCGCCGGTGGCGCGCGCTTCATGTGTTCCTGGGACACCGACATCGCCCGCGTCGAAGCGTTGGCTGCCGACATTCGAAGAGTGATGGGCGCCTGA
- the glyA gene encoding serine hydroxymethyltransferase yields the protein MFSKHDQIQGYDDELLAAMDAEEARQEDHLELIASENYTSKRVMQAQGSGLTNKYAEGYPGKRYYGGCEHVDKVEQLAIDRAKQLFGADYANVQPHSGSSANAAVYLALLNAGDTILGMSLAHGGHLTHGAKVSSSGKLYNAIQYGLDTATGLIDYDEVERLAVEHKPKMIVAGFSAYSKTLDFPRFRAIADKVGALLFVDMAHVAGLVAAGLYPNPLPYADVVTTTTHKTLRGPRGGLILAKSNEEIEKKLNSAVFPGAQGGPLMHVIAAKAVCFKEALEPGFKDYQAQVIKNAQAMASVFIDRGYDVVSGGTDNHLMLISLVKQGLTGKEADAALGRVGITVNKNAVPNDPQSPFVTSGIRIGTPAVTTRGLQEQQCRELAGWICDVLDHLGDADVEAKVATQVAGLCADYPVYR from the coding sequence ATGTTCAGCAAGCACGACCAGATCCAGGGCTATGACGACGAACTGCTCGCGGCGATGGACGCCGAGGAGGCTCGCCAGGAGGACCACCTCGAGCTGATCGCCTCGGAGAACTACACCAGCAAGCGCGTCATGCAGGCCCAGGGCAGCGGGCTGACCAACAAGTACGCCGAAGGCTATCCGGGCAAGCGCTACTACGGTGGCTGCGAGCACGTCGACAAGGTCGAGCAGCTGGCCATCGACCGCGCCAAGCAGCTGTTCGGCGCCGACTACGCCAACGTCCAGCCGCACTCCGGCTCCTCGGCCAACGCCGCTGTTTATCTCGCCCTGCTCAACGCCGGCGACACCATCCTGGGCATGAGCCTGGCCCACGGCGGCCACCTGACCCACGGCGCCAAGGTCTCCTCCTCCGGCAAGCTGTACAACGCCATCCAGTACGGCCTGGACACCGCCACCGGCCTGATCGACTACGACGAAGTCGAGCGCCTGGCCGTGGAGCACAAGCCGAAGATGATCGTCGCCGGCTTCTCCGCCTACTCCAAGACCCTCGACTTCCCGCGCTTCCGCGCCATCGCCGACAAGGTCGGGGCGCTGCTGTTCGTCGACATGGCCCACGTCGCCGGCCTGGTCGCCGCCGGCCTGTACCCGAACCCGCTGCCCTACGCCGACGTGGTCACCACCACCACCCACAAGACCCTGCGCGGTCCGCGTGGCGGCCTGATCCTGGCCAAGTCGAACGAAGAGATCGAGAAGAAGCTCAACTCCGCCGTATTCCCTGGCGCCCAGGGTGGCCCGCTGATGCACGTGATCGCCGCCAAGGCGGTGTGCTTCAAGGAAGCGCTGGAGCCCGGCTTCAAGGACTACCAGGCCCAGGTGATCAAGAACGCCCAGGCCATGGCCTCGGTGTTCATCGACCGCGGCTACGACGTGGTCTCCGGCGGCACCGACAACCACCTGATGCTGATCAGCCTGGTGAAGCAGGGCCTGACCGGCAAGGAAGCGGACGCAGCATTGGGCCGCGTCGGCATCACCGTGAACAAGAACGCCGTGCCGAATGACCCGCAGAGCCCGTTCGTCACCTCCGGTATCCGCATCGGCACCCCGGCGGTCACCACCCGTGGCCTGCAGGAACAGCAGTGCCGCGAACTGGCCGGCTGGATCTGCGACGTGCTGGACCACCTGGGCGACGCCGACGTCGAGGCCAAGGTGGCCACCCAGGTCGCCGGCCTCTGCGCGGACTATCCGGTCTACCGTTGA
- a CDS encoding sarcosine oxidase subunit beta produces the protein MQRYSGFGLFKHSLSHHENWQRMWRTPTPKPVYDVVIVGGGGHGLATAYYLAKEHGITNVAVIEKGWLGGGNTARNTTIVRSNYLWDESALLYEHAMKLWEGLSQDLNYNVMFSQRGVYNLCHTLQDMRDGERRVSANRLNGVDGELLNAQQVAEEIPYLNCTKSARYPIMGSTVQRRGGVARHDAVAWGFARAADALGVDLIQQTEVIGFRKQDGAVIGVETNRGFIGAKRVGVVTAGNSGHMAKLAGFRLPIESHPLQALVSEPLKPIIDSVIMSNAVHGYISQSDKGDLVIGAGIDGYNGYGQRGSYPVIEHTLQAIVEMFPVLSRVRMNRQWGGIVDTTPDACPIIGKTPVKNLFFNCGWGTGGFKATPGSGNVFAATLAKGEPHPLAAPFSIERFHTGALIDEHGAAAVAH, from the coding sequence ATGCAACGCTATTCCGGCTTCGGCCTGTTCAAGCATTCCCTGAGCCACCACGAGAACTGGCAACGCATGTGGCGCACGCCCACGCCCAAGCCGGTCTACGACGTGGTCATCGTCGGCGGTGGCGGCCACGGCCTGGCCACGGCCTACTACCTGGCCAAGGAACACGGCATCACCAACGTCGCGGTGATCGAGAAGGGTTGGCTGGGCGGCGGCAACACCGCGCGCAACACCACCATCGTGCGCTCCAACTACCTGTGGGACGAATCCGCGCTGCTCTACGAACACGCCATGAAGCTGTGGGAAGGCCTGTCCCAGGACCTGAACTACAACGTCATGTTCTCCCAGCGCGGCGTCTACAACCTCTGCCACACCCTGCAGGACATGCGCGACGGCGAACGCCGCGTGAGCGCCAACCGCCTGAACGGCGTGGACGGCGAACTGCTCAACGCGCAGCAGGTGGCCGAAGAGATTCCGTACCTGAACTGCACCAAGAGCGCCCGCTACCCGATCATGGGTTCCACCGTGCAGCGCCGTGGTGGCGTGGCCCGTCACGATGCCGTGGCCTGGGGCTTCGCCCGTGCCGCCGACGCCCTGGGCGTGGACCTGATCCAGCAGACCGAAGTGATCGGCTTCCGCAAGCAGGATGGCGCGGTCATCGGTGTCGAGACCAACCGCGGCTTCATCGGCGCCAAGCGCGTCGGCGTGGTCACCGCCGGCAACTCCGGGCACATGGCCAAGCTCGCCGGCTTCCGCCTGCCGATCGAATCGCACCCGCTGCAGGCGCTGGTTTCCGAACCGCTGAAACCCATCATCGACAGCGTAATCATGTCCAACGCCGTACACGGCTACATCAGCCAGTCGGACAAGGGCGACCTGGTCATCGGCGCCGGCATCGACGGCTACAACGGCTACGGCCAGCGCGGCTCCTACCCGGTGATCGAGCACACCCTGCAGGCCATCGTGGAGATGTTCCCGGTGCTGTCCCGCGTGCGCATGAACCGCCAGTGGGGCGGCATCGTCGACACCACCCCGGACGCCTGCCCGATCATCGGCAAGACCCCGGTGAAGAACCTGTTCTTCAACTGCGGTTGGGGCACCGGCGGCTTCAAGGCCACTCCCGGCTCGGGCAACGTTTTTGCCGCGACCCTGGCCAAGGGCGAGCCGCATCCGCTGGCCGCGCCCTTCTCCATCGAACGCTTCCACACCGGCGCGCTGATCGACGAACACGGCGCTGCCGCCGTAGCTCATTGA
- a CDS encoding sarcosine oxidase subunit delta: MLHIFCPHCGELRSEEEFHAKGQAHIPRPLDPSACTDAEWGEYMFFRDNPRGIHHELWVHAAGCRQYFNVTRHTVTYEILETYKIGEKPSVTAADSEKKSASQPAVEKA; the protein is encoded by the coding sequence ATGCTTCACATCTTCTGCCCCCACTGCGGCGAGCTGCGTTCCGAAGAGGAATTCCACGCCAAGGGCCAGGCGCACATCCCGCGCCCGCTCGACCCCTCTGCCTGCACCGACGCGGAATGGGGCGAGTACATGTTCTTCCGCGACAACCCGCGCGGCATCCACCACGAACTGTGGGTGCACGCCGCCGGCTGCCGCCAGTACTTCAACGTCACCCGCCACACGGTGACCTACGAAATTCTCGAAACCTACAAGATCGGCGAAAAACCCAGCGTGACCGCCGCTGATTCCGAGAAGAAATCCGCTTCCCAGCCTGCCGTGGAGAAGGCCTAA
- a CDS encoding sarcosine oxidase subunit alpha — MSQINRLSRGGRIDRSKPLTFTFNGETYQGFAGDTLAAALLANGVDILGRSFKYSRPRGIVAAGAEEPNAILQIGSREATQVPNVRATQQALYNGLVASATNGWPNVQNDLMGIFGKVGGKMMPPGFYYKTFMYPQSMWLTYEKYIRKAAGLGRAPTEVDPDSYDWMNHHADVLIVGAGPAGLAAALAASRSGARVILADEQEEFGGSLLDTRETLDGKPAAEWVAKAIAELEGNPDVILLPRSTVNGYHDHNFLTIHERRTDHLGETAPLGQVRMRVHRVRAKRVVLAAGAHERPLVYANNDVPGNMLAGAVSTYVRRYGVAPGKKLVLSTNNDYAYRVALDWQEAGLEVVAIADARPNPQGQWVEEARKRGMRVITGSSVIEARGSKRVTGAKVASIDTFRMKVNAPGDWLDCDLIASSGGYSPVVHLASHLGGKPEWREDILAFVPGLAFQKRICAGAVNGVFRLADALADGYQAGSQAAVDAGFKAVEGDLPAASERTEEATLALFQVPHEKSTSRAPKQFVDTQNDVTAAAIELACREGFESIEHVKRYTALGFGTDQGKLGNINGLAIAARAQGKSIADTGTTMFRPNYTPVTFGAVAGRHCGHLFEPVRFTALHAWHVKNGAEFEDVGQWKRPWYFPKRGEDMHAAVARECRAVRESVGLLDASTLGKIDIQGPDAREFLNRVYTNAWTKLDVGKARYGLMCKEDGMVFDDGVTACLADNHFVMTTTTGGAARVMEWLELYHQTEWPELKVYFTSVTDHWATLTLSGPNSRKLLAEVTDIDLDKEAFPFMTWKEGKVAGVPARVFRISFTGELSYEVNIQANYAMGVLEAIVAAGAKYNLTPYGTETMHVLRAEKGFIIVGQDTDASVTPDDLNMGWAVGRTKPFSWIGWRGMNRADCQREDRKQLVGLKPTNPMEVLPEGAQLVFNTQQSIPMNMVGHVTSSYMSSSLGYGFALAVVKGGLKRMGEKVYAPLADGRVIEAEICSSVFYDPKGERQNVD; from the coding sequence ATGAGCCAGATCAATCGCCTTTCCCGTGGCGGTCGCATCGACCGCAGCAAGCCCCTGACCTTCACCTTCAACGGTGAGACCTACCAGGGCTTCGCCGGTGACACCCTGGCCGCCGCGCTGCTGGCCAACGGCGTCGACATCCTCGGCCGCAGCTTCAAGTACTCCCGCCCGCGCGGCATCGTCGCCGCCGGCGCCGAAGAGCCCAACGCCATCCTGCAGATCGGCTCCCGCGAAGCGACCCAGGTGCCCAACGTGCGCGCCACCCAGCAGGCGCTGTACAACGGCCTGGTGGCCAGCGCCACCAACGGCTGGCCGAACGTGCAGAACGACCTCATGGGGATCTTCGGCAAGGTCGGCGGCAAGATGATGCCGCCCGGCTTCTACTACAAGACCTTCATGTACCCGCAGTCCATGTGGCTGACCTACGAGAAGTACATCCGCAAGGCCGCAGGCCTGGGCCGCGCGCCCACCGAAGTGGACCCGGACAGCTACGACTGGATGAACCACCACGCCGACGTGCTGATCGTCGGTGCAGGCCCTGCCGGTCTCGCCGCCGCCCTGGCTGCCTCGCGCAGCGGCGCGCGGGTGATCCTCGCCGATGAACAGGAAGAGTTCGGCGGCAGCCTGCTCGACACCCGCGAAACCCTCGACGGCAAGCCCGCCGCGGAGTGGGTGGCCAAGGCCATCGCCGAGCTGGAAGGCAACCCGGACGTGATCCTGCTGCCGCGCTCCACCGTCAACGGCTACCACGACCACAACTTCCTCACCATCCACGAGCGCCGTACCGACCACCTGGGCGAAACCGCTCCGCTGGGCCAGGTGCGCATGCGCGTGCACCGCGTCCGCGCCAAGCGCGTGGTGCTGGCCGCCGGCGCCCACGAGCGCCCGCTGGTCTACGCGAACAACGACGTGCCGGGCAACATGCTGGCCGGCGCCGTCTCCACCTATGTACGCCGCTACGGCGTGGCGCCGGGCAAGAAGCTGGTGCTGTCCACCAACAACGACTACGCCTACCGCGTCGCCCTGGACTGGCAGGAAGCCGGCCTGGAGGTGGTCGCCATCGCCGATGCGCGCCCCAATCCGCAGGGCCAGTGGGTCGAGGAAGCACGCAAGCGCGGCATGCGCGTCATCACCGGCAGCTCGGTGATCGAAGCCCGCGGCAGCAAGCGCGTGACCGGCGCCAAGGTGGCCTCCATCGATACCTTCCGCATGAAGGTCAACGCCCCGGGCGATTGGCTGGACTGCGACCTGATCGCCAGCTCCGGCGGCTACAGCCCGGTGGTGCACTTGGCTTCGCACCTGGGCGGCAAGCCGGAATGGCGTGAAGACATCCTCGCTTTCGTACCCGGCCTGGCCTTCCAGAAGCGCATCTGCGCCGGTGCAGTGAACGGCGTGTTCCGCCTCGCCGATGCCCTGGCCGACGGCTACCAGGCCGGCAGCCAGGCGGCAGTCGACGCAGGCTTCAAGGCCGTGGAAGGCGACCTGCCGGCTGCGTCCGAGCGTACCGAGGAAGCGACCCTCGCGCTGTTCCAGGTGCCCCACGAGAAGTCCACCTCCCGTGCGCCCAAGCAGTTCGTCGACACCCAGAACGACGTCACCGCCGCCGCCATCGAACTGGCCTGCCGCGAGGGCTTCGAGTCCATCGAGCACGTCAAGCGCTACACCGCGCTGGGCTTCGGCACCGACCAGGGCAAACTGGGCAACATCAACGGCCTGGCCATTGCAGCCCGCGCCCAGGGCAAGAGCATCGCCGACACCGGCACCACCATGTTCCGCCCGAACTACACCCCGGTGACCTTCGGCGCCGTCGCCGGTCGTCACTGCGGTCACCTGTTCGAACCCGTACGCTTCACCGCCCTGCACGCCTGGCACGTGAAGAACGGCGCCGAGTTCGAGGACGTCGGCCAGTGGAAGCGCCCGTGGTACTTCCCCAAGCGCGGCGAAGACATGCACGCCGCCGTGGCCCGCGAATGCCGCGCCGTGCGTGAAAGCGTCGGCCTGCTGGACGCCTCCACCCTGGGCAAGATCGACATCCAGGGCCCGGACGCCCGCGAGTTCCTCAACCGCGTCTACACCAACGCCTGGACCAAGCTGGACGTGGGCAAGGCCCGCTACGGCCTGATGTGCAAGGAAGACGGCATGGTCTTCGACGATGGCGTCACGGCGTGCCTGGCGGACAACCACTTCGTCATGACCACCACCACCGGCGGCGCCGCCCGCGTGATGGAATGGCTGGAGCTGTACCACCAGACCGAATGGCCGGAGCTGAAGGTGTACTTCACCTCGGTCACCGACCACTGGGCCACCCTGACCCTGTCCGGCCCCAACAGCCGCAAGCTGCTGGCCGAAGTCACCGACATCGACCTGGACAAGGAAGCCTTCCCCTTCATGACCTGGAAGGAAGGCAAGGTCGCCGGCGTCCCGGCGCGGGTGTTCCGCATCTCCTTCACCGGCGAGCTGTCCTACGAGGTGAACATCCAGGCCAACTACGCCATGGGTGTGCTGGAAGCGATCGTCGCAGCGGGCGCCAAGTACAACCTGACCCCGTACGGCACCGAGACCATGCACGTCCTGCGCGCCGAGAAGGGCTTCATCATCGTCGGCCAGGACACCGACGCCTCGGTCACCCCGGACGACCTGAACATGGGTTGGGCGGTGGGTCGCACCAAGCCGTTCTCCTGGATCGGCTGGCGTGGCATGAACCGCGCCGACTGCCAGCGCGAAGACCGCAAGCAGCTGGTCGGCCTCAAGCCCACCAACCCCATGGAAGTCCTGCCCGAGGGTGCGCAGCTGGTGTTCAACACCCAGCAGTCGATCCCCATGAACATGGTCGGCCACGTCACCTCCAGCTACATGAGCAGCAGCCTCGGCTACGGCTTCGCCCTGGCGGTGGTCAAGGGTGGTTTGAAGCGCATGGGCGAGAAGGTCTACGCCCCGCTGGCCGATGGCCGGGTGATCGAGGCGGAAATCTGCAGCTCGGTGTTCTACGACCCGAAAGGGGAACGGCAGAACGTGGATTGA
- the soxG gene encoding sarcosine oxidase subunit gamma family protein, whose amino-acid sequence MSKANLYEQRPEAGIQAESPLHHAELDKLASRKVANAGVTLREKKFLGHLTLRGDAHDPAFAAGVKKALGLELPVALTLVAKGDTSLQWLGPDEWLLIVPGGQEFAVEQSLRKALGEDLHYSVINVSGGQTLLELEGPKVREVLMKSTSYDVHPSNFPVGKAVGTIFAKSQLVIRHTGEHTWELVVRRSFSDYFWLWLQDACAEYGLQVAA is encoded by the coding sequence ATGAGCAAAGCCAACCTCTACGAACAGCGTCCCGAAGCCGGCATCCAGGCCGAATCGCCCCTGCACCACGCCGAGCTGGACAAGCTTGCCAGCCGCAAGGTGGCCAATGCCGGCGTGACCCTGCGCGAGAAGAAATTCCTCGGCCACCTGACCCTGCGTGGCGACGCCCACGACCCGGCCTTCGCCGCCGGCGTGAAAAAGGCCCTGGGCCTGGAGCTGCCGGTCGCCCTGACCCTGGTGGCCAAGGGTGACACCTCGCTGCAGTGGCTCGGCCCGGACGAGTGGCTGCTGATCGTCCCCGGTGGCCAGGAATTCGCCGTCGAGCAGAGCCTGCGCAAGGCCCTCGGCGAAGACCTGCACTACTCGGTGATCAACGTCAGCGGCGGCCAGACCCTGCTGGAACTGGAAGGCCCCAAGGTCCGCGAAGTGCTGATGAAGTCCACCAGCTACGACGTGCACCCGAGCAATTTCCCGGTGGGCAAGGCGGTGGGCACCATCTTCGCCAAGTCCCAGCTGGTGATCCGCCATACCGGCGAGCACACCTGGGAGCTGGTGGTTCGTCGCAGCTTCTCCGACTACTTCTGGCTGTGGCTGCAGGACGCCTGCGCCGAGTACGGCCTGCAGGTGGCCGCGTAA
- a CDS encoding formyltetrahydrofolate deformylase, with translation MSRTPDTWILTADSPSLLGTVDVVTRYLFEQRCYVTEHHSFDDRLAQRFFIRIEFRAGDGFDEAAFRAGLADRVSPFQMNVELTPPGYRSKVVIMVSKADHCLNDLLYRQRIGQLPMDVVAVVSNHPDLEPLARWHGIPYHHFPLDPNDKGAQEAKVWQVIEQTGAELVILARYMQVLSPELCRRLDGWAINIHHSLLPGFKGAKPYHQAYQKGVKLVGATAHYINNDLDEGPIIAQGVEPVDHSHYPEDLIAKGRDVECLTLAKAVGFHIEKRVFLNANRTVVL, from the coding sequence ATGAGCCGCACACCCGATACCTGGATCCTCACCGCCGACAGCCCGAGCCTGCTGGGCACGGTCGACGTGGTCACGCGCTACCTGTTCGAACAGCGCTGCTACGTCACCGAGCACCATTCGTTCGATGACCGCCTGGCGCAGCGCTTCTTCATCCGCATCGAGTTCCGTGCCGGCGACGGCTTCGACGAGGCGGCCTTCCGCGCCGGCCTCGCCGACCGCGTCTCGCCCTTCCAGATGAACGTCGAACTGACTCCGCCGGGCTATCGCAGCAAGGTGGTGATCATGGTCTCCAAGGCCGACCACTGCCTGAACGACCTGCTCTACCGCCAGCGCATCGGCCAGCTGCCGATGGACGTGGTGGCGGTGGTCTCCAACCACCCGGACCTGGAACCCCTGGCCCGCTGGCATGGCATCCCCTACCACCACTTCCCGCTGGACCCGAACGACAAGGGCGCGCAGGAGGCGAAGGTCTGGCAGGTGATCGAGCAGACCGGTGCCGAACTGGTGATCCTCGCCCGCTACATGCAGGTGCTCTCCCCCGAGCTGTGCCGCCGCCTGGACGGCTGGGCGATCAACATCCACCACTCGCTGCTGCCCGGCTTCAAGGGCGCCAAGCCCTACCACCAGGCCTACCAGAAGGGCGTGAAGCTGGTCGGCGCCACCGCCCACTACATCAACAACGACCTCGACGAGGGCCCGATCATCGCCCAGGGCGTCGAGCCCGTGGACCACTCCCACTACCCCGAGGACCTGATCGCCAAGGGCCGTGACGTGGAGTGCCTGACCCTGGCGAAAGCCGTGGGCTTCCACATCGAGAAGCGAGTCTTCCTGAACGCCAACCGGACGGTGGTGCTGTAA
- the fdhA gene encoding formaldehyde dehydrogenase, glutathione-independent, whose protein sequence is MSGNRGVVYLGPGKVEVQNIPYPKMQDPQGKQIDHGVILRVVSTNICGSDQHMVRGRTTAPVGLVLGHEITGEVVEIGRGVETMKIGDLVSVPFNVACGHCRTCKEQHTGVCLTVNPARAGGAYGYVDMGGWVGGQAEYVMVPYADFNLLKLPNRELAMEKIRDLTCLSDILPTGYHGAVTAGVGPGSTVYVAGAGPVGLAAAASARLLGAAVVIVGDVNPTRLAHAKSQGFEIADLSKDTPLHEQIADLLGEPEVDCAIDAVGFEARGHGHSGSQHEAPATVLNSLMGVVRVAGKIGIPGLYVTEDPGAVDDAAKHGALSIRFGLGWAKSHTFHTGQTPVMKYNRQLMQAIMWDRIKIADIVGVEVITLDDAPKGYGQFDAGVPKKFVIDPHNTFRAA, encoded by the coding sequence ATGTCTGGCAATCGTGGTGTGGTTTATCTCGGCCCGGGCAAGGTCGAAGTACAGAACATCCCCTATCCGAAGATGCAGGACCCGCAGGGCAAGCAGATCGACCACGGGGTGATCCTGCGCGTGGTCTCCACCAACATCTGCGGCTCCGACCAGCACATGGTGCGCGGCCGCACCACCGCGCCCGTCGGCCTGGTGCTGGGTCACGAGATCACCGGTGAGGTGGTGGAAATCGGCCGTGGCGTGGAAACCATGAAGATCGGCGACCTGGTCTCGGTGCCGTTCAACGTCGCCTGCGGCCACTGCCGTACCTGCAAGGAGCAGCACACCGGCGTCTGCCTGACCGTCAACCCGGCCCGCGCCGGCGGCGCCTACGGCTACGTCGACATGGGCGGCTGGGTCGGTGGCCAGGCCGAGTACGTGATGGTCCCCTACGCCGACTTCAACCTGCTCAAGCTGCCGAACCGCGAGCTGGCGATGGAGAAGATCCGCGACCTGACCTGCCTCTCCGACATCCTGCCCACCGGCTACCACGGCGCCGTCACCGCCGGCGTGGGTCCGGGCAGCACCGTCTACGTCGCCGGCGCAGGTCCGGTGGGTCTCGCCGCCGCCGCCTCGGCCCGCCTGCTGGGCGCCGCCGTGGTGATCGTCGGTGACGTCAACCCGACCCGCCTGGCCCACGCCAAGTCCCAGGGCTTCGAGATCGCCGACCTGTCCAAGGACACCCCGCTGCACGAGCAGATCGCCGATCTCTTGGGCGAGCCGGAAGTGGACTGCGCGATCGACGCGGTGGGCTTCGAAGCCCGTGGCCACGGTCACTCCGGGTCGCAGCACGAGGCTCCGGCCACCGTGCTCAACTCGCTGATGGGCGTGGTTCGCGTAGCCGGCAAGATCGGTATTCCGGGCCTGTACGTCACCGAAGATCCGGGTGCGGTGGACGATGCCGCCAAGCACGGTGCGCTGAGCATCCGCTTCGGCCTGGGCTGGGCCAAGTCGCACACCTTCCACACCGGCCAGACCCCGGTGATGAAGTACAACCGCCAGCTGATGCAGGCCATCATGTGGGATCGCATCAAGATCGCCGACATCGTCGGGGTGGAAGTCATCACCCTGGACGACGCACCGAAGGGCTACGGCCAGTTCGATGCCGGCGTGCCGAAGAAATTCGTCATCGACCCGCACAACACCTTCCGCGCCGCCTGA
- a CDS encoding lysozyme inhibitor LprI family protein, whose product MKLMLLPLGLLAASFAAQAADCANPMDQATFNACAAQEYSAADKRLNQVYNDYRQRLDARQKDGLKDAQQAWLHYRDLHCKFAASSVEGGSAYGMVFDGCLAEVTDARVKELKSLSSCEEGDFDCPAPKP is encoded by the coding sequence ATGAAGCTCATGCTCCTGCCCCTCGGCCTGCTGGCCGCCTCCTTCGCCGCCCAGGCGGCCGACTGCGCCAATCCCATGGACCAGGCCACCTTCAATGCCTGCGCCGCCCAGGAATACTCCGCCGCCGACAAGCGCCTCAACCAGGTCTACAACGACTATCGCCAGCGTCTGGACGCCAGGCAGAAGGACGGCCTGAAGGACGCCCAGCAGGCCTGGTTGCACTACCGCGACCTGCACTGCAAGTTTGCCGCGTCCTCGGTAGAGGGCGGTTCGGCCTACGGCATGGTGTTCGACGGCTGCCTGGCCGAAGTCACCGACGCGCGGGTGAAGGAGCTCAAGAGCCTGTCCAGTTGCGAGGAAGGCGACTTCGATTGTCCTGCGCCGAAGCCGTAA